In the Arachis ipaensis cultivar K30076 chromosome B10, Araip1.1, whole genome shotgun sequence genome, one interval contains:
- the LOC107620501 gene encoding uncharacterized protein LOC107620501: MEWERPTTVTKVRSFLGLAGYYRRFIEGFSWIALPMTKLTRKEVLFVWMSECEESFQALKQKLTLAPVLILPEPHEPFEVYCDASLKALGCVLIKANVVADALSRKSLTIAWMRIKEEELVDMFVDLKLDIGKVARSACLNQL; encoded by the exons atggaatgggaaagaccaaCGACGGTGACGAAAGTCAGAAGTTTCTTGGGCTTAGCCGGATATTACCGGAGATTTATTGAAGGATTTTCCTGGATTGCACTACCGATGACTAAGCTGACGAGGAAGGAGGTGCTGTTTGTGTGGATGTCGGAGTGTGAAGAAAGTTTTCAGGCCTTGAAACAAAAGTTAACTTTAGCGCCTGTTTTGATTTTGCCAGAACCGCACGAGCCgtttgaagtatactgtgatgCTTCCTTGAAGGCTTTGGGTTGTGTGTTGAT AAAGGCGAACGTGGTGGCGGATGCGTTGAGTCGGAAGTCTTTGACGATAGCTTGGATGAGGATCAAGGAAGAGGAGCTAGTGGATATGTTTGTGGATCTTAAGTTGGATATTGGTAAAGTTGCCAGAAGCGCTTGTTTGAACCAGTTATAG